One stretch of Aquimarina sp. Aq107 DNA includes these proteins:
- a CDS encoding MaoC family dehydratase gives MDQLICKNFDEFKTYHGKQLPLGKWITVTQEMINAFADATKDYQWVHVDLDRIKKESPFKRPIAHGFLSVSLLSKMLMDLIDIESLAMGVNYGLNKVRFPNPVMVDSRLRLHSSIKDIEDYTEKGLKITWDCSVEIEGVDKPACVAELVSLMFEK, from the coding sequence ATGGATCAGTTGATTTGTAAAAACTTTGATGAGTTTAAAACGTACCACGGAAAACAATTACCATTGGGTAAATGGATTACCGTAACCCAAGAAATGATTAATGCTTTTGCTGATGCTACAAAAGATTACCAATGGGTACATGTTGATTTAGATCGAATTAAAAAGGAATCTCCATTTAAGAGACCTATTGCTCATGGTTTTTTATCAGTTTCGCTACTATCTAAAATGTTGATGGATCTTATTGATATAGAAAGTTTAGCAATGGGGGTTAATTATGGGCTTAATAAAGTGCGATTTCCAAATCCTGTAATGGTAGATAGCAGGTTAAGATTGCACAGTAGTATTAAAGATATAGAGGATTATACTGAAAAAGGTCTAAAAATAACCTGGGATTGTTCAGTAGAAATAGAAGGTGTCGATAAACCTGCTTGTGTCGCTGAATTAGTATCTCTGATGTTTGAAAAGTAA
- a CDS encoding transglutaminase family protein produces the protein MDYLEPTYYYDYEKEGIQNIIKEFKSSNLTLKEKAKALYIKIRDGWRYDPYHINLKKEAYKASKVAAKDSGHCLDKSILLIACLRALGIPARIHLAKVKNHIGVERLIEKFGTNELTPHGMVNVYLDGKWVKASPAFNKALCIKCNVAPLEFDGENDSMFQEFDNKGGIFMEYLEDYGHFEDVPFDFMLNNIKEHYTDIYEKYEGLTEIRL, from the coding sequence ATGGATTATTTAGAACCTACATATTATTATGATTATGAGAAGGAGGGAATCCAGAATATAATAAAAGAATTTAAAAGTAGTAATCTAACACTGAAAGAAAAAGCAAAGGCATTGTATATTAAGATTAGGGATGGTTGGCGTTATGATCCATATCATATTAACCTGAAGAAGGAGGCTTATAAAGCAAGTAAGGTTGCCGCAAAGGACAGTGGTCATTGTTTGGATAAATCCATTTTATTAATCGCGTGTTTAAGGGCATTAGGTATACCTGCCAGAATTCACTTAGCGAAAGTAAAAAACCATATTGGTGTAGAAAGACTTATAGAGAAGTTTGGAACAAATGAATTAACACCCCACGGAATGGTTAATGTTTATCTTGATGGGAAGTGGGTAAAGGCATCACCAGCATTTAACAAAGCATTGTGCATAAAATGTAATGTAGCACCTTTAGAGTTTGATGGAGAAAATGATTCGATGTTTCAGGAGTTTGATAATAAAGGTGGAATTTTTATGGAGTATCTAGAAGATTACGGTCATTTCGAAGATGTCCCTTTTGATTTTATGTTGAATAATATTAAAGAGCATTACACAGATATATACGAGAAGTATGAAGGACTCACTGAAATAAGATTATAA
- a CDS encoding DUF1330 domain-containing protein has product MNTYTGITQKQFQDFLELPIDGSFQMINLLKFKDYVEETETTGREAYAEYLNAILPFFQKTRARIVYQGKPLFGLIGPESMVEWDKILIVEYESKEEFIKMITKKEYPADMRSRALLDSRLILSLGK; this is encoded by the coding sequence ATGAATACATACACTGGGATTACCCAAAAACAGTTTCAAGATTTTTTAGAATTACCTATTGATGGATCATTTCAGATGATTAATCTTTTGAAATTTAAGGATTATGTAGAAGAAACGGAGACAACAGGTAGAGAGGCGTATGCAGAATATTTGAATGCGATACTGCCTTTTTTTCAAAAAACTAGAGCGAGAATTGTTTATCAAGGTAAACCTTTATTTGGATTGATAGGACCAGAAAGTATGGTCGAATGGGATAAAATACTTATTGTAGAATATGAGAGTAAGGAAGAATTCATAAAAATGATTACAAAAAAAGAATATCCAGCTGATATGCGTAGCAGAGCTTTATTAGATTCACGTCTTATTCTTTCTTTAGGGAAATAA
- a CDS encoding phosphotransferase family protein — protein MQNVRKGEELNEKTLKSFLLKEGLINNVQSDWNVEQYTHGYSNLTYLLKIEDKEYVLRRPPFGAIKRGHDMGREFKVQSGVYKAFPKVPKMHAFTDDESVLGCPFYIMEKVDGIILSAREAKKRNIPASDFKTIADSWLNTFVKLHNMDYQEVGLEDLGKPKGYVSRQVLNWGKQYLNAVTDNVPAAGKIMKWMEEHQPIDYRYSLVHNDFKYDNVVFKDDSWKEVNAVLDWEMATLGDPLMDLGTSLGYWTMNSDHEFVQQGIPSPTIMKGNPSRSEIVELYARKSQKEIKNLVFYYAFGLFKIAVIAQQIYYRYDKGLTTDPRFAQLDKASALLCNLAWRAIQTKKID, from the coding sequence ATGCAAAACGTACGCAAAGGCGAAGAACTGAATGAGAAAACCTTAAAATCATTCCTTCTTAAAGAAGGTTTGATAAATAATGTTCAAAGTGATTGGAATGTCGAACAATACACTCACGGGTATTCTAACCTTACTTATTTACTAAAAATAGAAGATAAAGAATATGTATTACGCCGTCCACCATTTGGTGCTATTAAACGAGGGCATGATATGGGACGAGAGTTTAAAGTCCAATCTGGTGTATATAAAGCATTTCCAAAAGTTCCTAAAATGCATGCTTTTACAGATGATGAAAGTGTATTAGGTTGTCCTTTTTATATTATGGAAAAGGTAGACGGAATTATTTTGAGTGCTCGTGAAGCCAAAAAAAGAAATATTCCAGCAAGTGATTTTAAAACTATTGCCGATTCCTGGCTAAATACTTTTGTAAAACTTCATAATATGGATTACCAAGAGGTTGGCTTAGAAGATCTAGGAAAACCAAAGGGATATGTAAGTCGTCAAGTATTGAATTGGGGGAAACAATACCTTAACGCGGTGACAGATAATGTTCCCGCTGCTGGAAAGATAATGAAATGGATGGAAGAACATCAACCCATAGATTATCGATACAGTTTAGTACATAATGATTTTAAATACGATAATGTCGTCTTTAAAGATGATAGCTGGAAAGAAGTAAATGCAGTATTAGATTGGGAAATGGCAACATTAGGAGATCCATTAATGGACTTAGGAACTTCACTAGGATACTGGACAATGAACAGTGATCATGAATTTGTACAACAAGGAATTCCGTCTCCAACAATTATGAAAGGAAATCCTAGTAGAAGTGAGATAGTGGAGTTGTATGCAAGAAAAAGTCAAAAAGAAATAAAAAACTTAGTGTTTTATTATGCATTTGGGCTTTTTAAGATTGCAGTTATTGCTCAACAAATTTATTATAGATACGATAAAGGTTTAACAACAGATCCGCGCTTTGCGCAATTGGATAAAGCATCTGCATTGCTATGTAATCTTGCTTGGCGAGCAATACAAACTAAGAAAATTGATTAA
- a CDS encoding SDR family NAD(P)-dependent oxidoreductase gives MQVKDKVVIVTGAGSGIGAATAKHFAKHKATVVVSDIKEEKANQVAEEINKEGGKAIVITANVADFEQVELLISKTVDRLGQLDVMVNNAGIGPRNMSKTAEYTLKDWDSVIAVNQTGVFYCMKLALQQMMKQGYGNIVNIASLAGLKASLNNLSYSASKFAVVGMTKSAALEYATKNIRINAVCPGYTESALLSKLLSVRPDMDDMLKSVIPMKRYGQAEEIAEAVVWLASDNTKFITGQTITLDGGTSL, from the coding sequence ATGCAAGTAAAAGATAAAGTAGTTATAGTTACAGGAGCAGGTTCTGGGATAGGAGCTGCTACAGCAAAACATTTTGCAAAACATAAAGCAACTGTTGTCGTTTCTGATATTAAAGAAGAAAAAGCAAATCAGGTTGCAGAAGAAATAAATAAAGAAGGAGGGAAAGCGATAGTTATTACTGCTAATGTTGCTGATTTTGAGCAAGTAGAGTTGTTGATTTCTAAAACAGTAGATCGGTTAGGACAGTTAGATGTAATGGTAAATAATGCCGGGATAGGTCCAAGAAATATGTCTAAAACTGCAGAATATACTTTAAAAGACTGGGATAGTGTTATTGCAGTAAATCAAACAGGAGTTTTTTATTGTATGAAATTGGCTTTACAACAAATGATGAAGCAAGGTTATGGTAATATTGTAAATATCGCATCCTTAGCTGGCTTAAAAGCTTCATTAAATAATCTTTCATATAGTGCGAGTAAATTTGCCGTTGTTGGGATGACTAAATCAGCGGCATTAGAATATGCAACTAAGAATATTAGAATCAACGCAGTTTGTCCCGGTTACACAGAATCAGCGCTCTTAAGTAAATTATTGTCAGTGCGACCTGATATGGACGATATGCTAAAAAGTGTAATTCCAATGAAAAGGTATGGGCAAGCAGAAGAAATAGCAGAAGCTGTGGTGTGGTTAGCTTCAGATAACACAAAATTTATCACAGGACAGACAATTACATTAGATGGAGGAACTTCTCTATAA
- a CDS encoding DUF805 domain-containing protein produces MFKNPFSFSGRIRRLEYSLSYLIFIASFFLIGVITGIIPEAESLIVLIILPSYWFLIAQGSKRCHDLGNSGFFQLIPFYGLFMLFEEGNYGVNKYGYNPKEIDAPIVKREPFKLRISLPPGKSNINILSETLCFVLLNTLLIQLSNNYVEKESFSFLCIFISILVCFFLLLLFTNKKEALPEFNSYLFRQRLAYSVILSISIYLYNLTFNYTPFQLEDISYAIFLALVILGITYLPFLIYKSIFKKRKGGSGI; encoded by the coding sequence ATGTTCAAAAATCCATTTTCCTTCTCAGGGAGGATACGTCGGCTAGAATATAGCCTAAGTTACCTCATATTTATAGCATCCTTTTTTTTGATAGGAGTTATCACCGGAATTATACCAGAAGCAGAATCTTTAATAGTATTAATAATTTTACCTTCATACTGGTTTCTAATAGCACAAGGTTCCAAACGTTGTCATGATTTAGGAAATAGTGGTTTTTTTCAGTTGATTCCTTTTTACGGCCTTTTTATGCTATTCGAAGAAGGAAATTACGGGGTTAATAAATATGGTTACAATCCTAAAGAAATTGATGCTCCAATTGTTAAACGGGAACCATTTAAATTAAGGATATCATTACCTCCAGGAAAATCAAATATTAATATACTAAGTGAAACATTGTGTTTTGTTTTATTAAACACATTACTCATTCAGCTTTCAAATAATTATGTAGAAAAGGAATCTTTTAGTTTTTTGTGTATATTTATTTCTATACTCGTGTGTTTCTTCTTATTGTTACTATTTACAAATAAGAAAGAGGCTTTGCCAGAATTTAACTCTTATTTATTTAGACAAAGATTAGCCTATTCTGTAATACTTTCAATAAGCATTTACTTATATAATCTTACTTTTAATTATACACCGTTTCAGTTAGAAGATATATCGTATGCTATTTTCTTAGCGTTGGTAATACTTGGTATCACCTATCTTCCGTTTTTAATCTACAAATCAATTTTTAAGAAAAGAAAAGGAGGAAGTGGTATATGA
- a CDS encoding C39 family peptidase — MGELTDTKKKSTSVLHIIPEGQIGSNNCWAAALSMALQSYGTFKSEKELDEIFEANNQGLDLFTLHPQISTHFSYINSEYRSLISGNDPKLTFSEIQGHIDSSRPILIGTQNYNGFMAHALLITGYTDDDTVIIIDPWVGALKEIKLEELENYWVETIVFDK, encoded by the coding sequence ATGGGCGAGCTAACAGATACTAAAAAGAAATCGACAAGTGTTTTACACATAATTCCAGAAGGACAAATTGGATCAAATAATTGTTGGGCAGCCGCTTTATCAATGGCTTTACAGAGTTATGGGACATTTAAGTCAGAAAAGGAACTTGATGAAATATTTGAAGCAAATAATCAAGGTTTAGATTTATTTACTTTACATCCACAAATATCAACTCATTTTAGCTATATAAATTCAGAATATAGAAGTTTAATTTCTGGAAATGATCCAAAACTTACTTTTAGTGAGATCCAGGGGCATATTGATAGCAGTCGTCCAATTTTAATTGGTACACAGAACTATAATGGTTTTATGGCGCATGCACTTTTGATCACTGGTTATACGGATGATGATACGGTTATAATTATTGATCCTTGGGTTGGTGCTTTAAAAGAAATAAAATTAGAAGAATTAGAGAATTACTGGGTAGAGACCATTGTATTCGATAAATAA
- a CDS encoding enoyl-CoA hydratase/isomerase family protein, whose product MQTIKVERKDNYAIVQLNRGKVNAINHQMTKEIRQVFDDLEIDSSVKGVIITGTPHFFTAGLDVIELYGYDKPKMNEFFNDFGGMYIQLAKFSKPFICAITGYSPAGGCVIAITADHRIMATGEKYTIGLNEVAVNIQISNNLIRGYSYWLGEGKANECILGGKLLSVDEALDSGLVNEVCDLEEVLPKAEAKMKQYLQADEEIFKNTKYKLRRDWLESMEEDPKVDLEQAISLWWKPEIRAKMKTFVESLQKK is encoded by the coding sequence ATGCAGACCATTAAAGTAGAAAGAAAAGATAACTACGCAATTGTACAGTTGAACAGAGGAAAAGTAAATGCTATTAATCATCAAATGACTAAGGAAATAAGACAAGTTTTTGATGATTTAGAAATTGATAGTTCTGTAAAAGGAGTGATAATAACCGGTACGCCTCATTTTTTTACAGCTGGTCTTGATGTTATAGAATTGTATGGTTATGATAAGCCGAAGATGAATGAGTTTTTTAATGATTTTGGAGGGATGTATATCCAATTAGCCAAGTTTAGTAAACCATTTATATGTGCTATTACAGGATATTCTCCAGCAGGCGGTTGTGTGATTGCTATTACTGCCGACCATCGTATTATGGCTACAGGAGAAAAATATACTATTGGTCTAAACGAAGTAGCAGTGAATATTCAGATTTCTAATAACCTTATTAGAGGGTATTCCTATTGGTTAGGAGAAGGAAAGGCAAATGAATGTATTCTTGGAGGAAAGTTATTGAGTGTTGATGAAGCTTTGGATTCTGGTTTAGTAAATGAAGTTTGCGATTTAGAAGAAGTTTTGCCAAAAGCAGAAGCTAAAATGAAGCAGTATTTACAAGCTGATGAAGAAATTTTTAAGAATACTAAGTATAAGTTACGAAGAGATTGGTTAGAAAGTATGGAAGAAGATCCTAAGGTCGATTTAGAACAAGCAATTTCTCTTTGGTGGAAACCAGAAATAAGAGCAAAAATGAAGACTTTCGTAGAAAGTTTACAGAAAAAATAA
- a CDS encoding alpha/beta hydrolase: MQHQEYFFNYKKYKIFAQYWLPNNCKAMVLLVHGMGEHSGRYVDYVIPELLSKQIGVIIYDNFGHGKSSGKRGHCPNYNSLMDVINTVYQKSREIVNKLPVFLYGHSMGGNLVINYLIRKKPEVTGVIITSPFLRLAFQPPKWKITMGRIFQKIVPSMTLPSGLDVKAISRVTDEVEKYKNDPLIHDRVSPNFTLPIIEAGIWAISKATLVEKPVLIVHGTEDQITDYRASQEFAEKNDLISFIPFKGGYHELHNDIKKEKFLLTITNWIGQRV; this comes from the coding sequence ATGCAGCATCAAGAGTATTTTTTCAATTATAAAAAGTATAAAATTTTTGCCCAGTATTGGTTACCTAACAACTGTAAAGCAATGGTTTTGCTAGTACATGGTATGGGGGAACATTCTGGTAGATATGTAGATTATGTAATTCCAGAGTTGTTGTCAAAACAAATAGGAGTAATTATTTATGATAATTTTGGTCATGGTAAGAGCAGTGGCAAAAGAGGGCATTGCCCTAATTATAATTCTCTTATGGATGTAATAAACACTGTTTATCAAAAGTCAAGAGAAATAGTAAATAAACTTCCAGTATTCTTGTATGGGCATAGTATGGGAGGAAACCTGGTTATTAATTATTTAATCAGGAAAAAGCCAGAAGTTACAGGAGTAATTATTACGAGTCCTTTTTTACGTTTGGCGTTTCAGCCACCAAAATGGAAAATCACAATGGGAAGGATATTTCAAAAAATAGTGCCTTCCATGACATTACCTTCTGGATTGGATGTAAAAGCTATTTCTAGGGTAACTGATGAGGTAGAAAAGTATAAAAATGACCCTTTAATTCATGATAGAGTAAGCCCTAATTTTACGCTACCAATTATAGAAGCAGGTATTTGGGCAATTTCTAAAGCCACTTTAGTTGAAAAACCAGTTTTGATAGTTCACGGAACTGAAGATCAAATTACTGATTATAGAGCAAGTCAGGAGTTTGCAGAGAAGAATGACTTGATTTCTTTTATTCCTTTTAAAGGAGGGTACCACGAATTGCATAATGATATAAAAAAAGAAAAGTTTCTTTTGACGATTACGAATTGGATTGGTCAGAGGGTTTAA
- a CDS encoding NADPH:quinone oxidoreductase family protein — protein sequence MKAIVCKQYGPPSNLVYEDVVSPKPKENEVLIQVKTCGVNFPDTLIIKGLYQFKPDVPFIPGSDVAGVIKEVGINVKHLNIGDEVFGFVMQGGYAKEVAVPANVCFKKPPKMDFSVAASFMIAYGTSYHALKDRAQLKQGETLLVLGASGGVGLAAIELGKLLGAKVIAAASSKEKLELCKQYGADEVINYTEEDLKSKIKELTNGKGADVVYDPVGGDFSEPALRGTAWEGRYLVIGFAAGHIPKVPLNLALLKGCSIVGVFWGNFAMKNPKENMDNTLQLMKWMEEGRVQPHIHKIYPLEETPNALEEMMNRKVRGKVVIQCS from the coding sequence ATGAAGGCTATAGTTTGTAAACAATACGGACCACCTTCTAATTTGGTATATGAGGATGTTGTATCTCCAAAACCAAAGGAAAATGAAGTCTTAATTCAAGTAAAAACCTGTGGAGTGAATTTCCCTGATACTCTGATAATTAAGGGCTTGTACCAGTTTAAACCCGATGTTCCTTTTATTCCAGGAAGTGATGTAGCAGGGGTTATAAAAGAAGTAGGTATTAATGTTAAGCACCTTAATATTGGAGATGAGGTTTTTGGATTTGTAATGCAAGGCGGTTATGCAAAAGAAGTTGCAGTTCCTGCTAATGTATGCTTTAAAAAACCTCCTAAGATGGATTTTTCGGTAGCGGCTTCTTTTATGATAGCGTATGGCACATCTTATCATGCATTAAAAGATCGTGCTCAATTAAAGCAGGGCGAAACTTTACTGGTTTTAGGGGCATCAGGAGGAGTTGGGCTTGCAGCAATTGAACTAGGAAAGCTATTGGGAGCTAAGGTTATTGCGGCTGCATCTTCTAAAGAAAAACTGGAATTATGCAAACAATATGGAGCAGATGAAGTTATAAACTATACCGAAGAGGATCTAAAAAGTAAAATTAAAGAGTTAACAAATGGAAAAGGAGCAGATGTTGTGTATGATCCTGTAGGAGGAGATTTTTCTGAACCAGCATTGAGAGGGACAGCTTGGGAAGGTAGATATTTAGTAATAGGTTTTGCTGCAGGACATATTCCTAAAGTACCATTGAACCTAGCATTACTAAAAGGATGTTCTATTGTTGGTGTGTTTTGGGGTAATTTTGCAATGAAAAACCCTAAAGAGAATATGGATAATACATTACAATTAATGAAATGGATGGAGGAAGGAAGAGTACAACCACACATTCATAAAATATATCCGTTAGAAGAAACTCCAAATGCTTTAGAAGAAATGATGAATAGAAAGGTGAGAGGCAAAGTGGTGATTCAATGTTCTTAA
- a CDS encoding T9SS type A sorting domain-containing protein: MNIQKLLTLILCGISFFANSQSYELSTSTGPYINLTNSTSLNGTAPWDDPEFGIPMGFDFEYFDITINQIYIDDWGFGAGLTSNPNETGTLPALVAYGADIADRAYDDNNQNATTGSLSNISYLVEGTAGNRILKIEWNNVGFLSDILADGISTDFTNFQLWLFEGSNDIEIHFGPNSISNPDESFDGETGSSIALVPAYNFVTDVIEENATFLSGNPSNPTVVFSTVDDNTFLDGVIPNGTIYKFTRSTLSTEDFQSVAKLELFPNPSKDAISLSGIKTDKKYEIYNLLGNKIQEGIINKNERINIQNYSKGVYLIKFDNNQTLKFIKS; the protein is encoded by the coding sequence ATGAACATACAAAAACTACTTACACTAATTCTTTGCGGGATATCGTTCTTTGCAAACTCTCAATCCTATGAATTAAGCACATCCACTGGTCCGTATATTAATTTAACTAATAGCACTTCCTTAAATGGAACAGCACCTTGGGATGACCCTGAATTTGGCATTCCTATGGGATTTGATTTTGAATATTTTGACATTACAATAAATCAAATTTATATAGATGACTGGGGCTTTGGAGCTGGATTAACATCTAATCCAAATGAAACAGGAACTTTACCTGCTTTGGTTGCGTATGGAGCAGATATAGCAGATAGGGCTTATGACGATAACAACCAGAATGCTACTACTGGTTCTTTATCAAATATCTCATATTTGGTCGAAGGTACTGCTGGAAATAGAATATTAAAAATAGAATGGAACAATGTAGGTTTTCTTTCGGATATATTAGCAGATGGTATTTCAACAGATTTTACAAATTTTCAGCTGTGGTTATTTGAAGGATCTAATGATATAGAAATTCATTTTGGTCCTAATTCTATATCTAATCCAGACGAGTCATTTGATGGAGAAACCGGCTCCTCAATTGCTTTAGTTCCTGCTTATAATTTTGTAACAGACGTTATTGAAGAGAATGCCACTTTTTTATCTGGTAATCCTTCTAATCCAACAGTTGTTTTTTCAACAGTAGATGACAATACTTTTTTAGATGGTGTAATTCCAAACGGAACTATTTATAAGTTTACAAGGTCTACGCTTAGCACAGAAGATTTTCAGTCTGTTGCGAAACTAGAATTGTTCCCTAATCCTTCTAAAGATGCCATATCGCTTTCTGGCATAAAGACAGACAAGAAGTATGAAATCTATAATCTACTCGGTAATAAAATACAAGAAGGTATTATTAATAAAAATGAAAGAATCAATATTCAGAACTACTCAAAGGGAGTATACTTGATTAAGTTTGATAATAACCAAACGCTTAAATTTATTAAAAGTTAG
- the fabG gene encoding 3-oxoacyl-ACP reductase FabG, whose translation MRLKNRIAVVTGGARGIGKAISTLFAKEGATVIIWDLLPEGEQVAKSILDNGQVAEFTSISVTDKSAIEAEAERIHEKYGKIDILINNAGITKDRTLHKMSENEWDAVIEVNLKGVFLCTQVVSQYMKESGYGRIVSAASNVGLRGNFGQTNYAATKAGVIAMSKTWTIELGKYGITANALAPGFTLTEMTDQIPKEHIEGIKSQIPLKKAATPMDIAYGYLYLASDEASYVSGICLTIDGGISR comes from the coding sequence ATGAGATTAAAAAATAGAATTGCAGTCGTTACAGGAGGAGCAAGAGGAATAGGAAAAGCTATTTCTACTTTATTTGCTAAAGAAGGCGCAACTGTAATTATTTGGGATTTATTACCAGAAGGTGAACAAGTAGCTAAATCTATATTAGACAATGGTCAAGTTGCCGAATTCACGAGTATTTCCGTTACTGATAAAAGTGCTATTGAAGCTGAAGCCGAAAGAATTCATGAAAAATATGGAAAAATAGATATCTTGATTAATAATGCAGGAATAACTAAAGACCGTACACTTCATAAAATGAGCGAGAATGAATGGGACGCTGTAATCGAAGTAAATTTAAAAGGTGTTTTTTTATGTACACAGGTTGTTTCTCAATACATGAAAGAATCTGGGTATGGAAGAATCGTATCTGCGGCTTCTAATGTAGGTTTACGAGGTAATTTTGGGCAAACCAATTATGCAGCTACTAAAGCTGGTGTTATTGCGATGTCTAAAACTTGGACAATAGAGCTAGGTAAGTACGGAATCACAGCCAATGCTTTAGCTCCGGGATTTACACTAACAGAAATGACAGATCAGATTCCTAAGGAGCATATAGAAGGAATTAAATCACAAATTCCTTTAAAGAAAGCTGCTACGCCTATGGATATTGCTTATGGGTATTTGTATTTGGCATCAGATGAAGCTTCTTACGTGTCAGGTATTTGCTTGACTATAGATGGAGGAATCTCAAGATAG
- a CDS encoding NADP-dependent oxidoreductase, with protein sequence MNKQIILKNRPEGLPDKTTWELKENPIPEPKEGEVLIKHHYISLDPAMRGWMREGKSYIEPVELDDVMRAGSIGEVIKSNNHSKFKEGDFVTGWGGVQQYTVTNGDNWYTVDPKLAPLPIYIGTLGMPGMTAYFGILEVGKIKEGDTVLVSGAAGAVGSIVGQIAKIKGCRVIGIAGGKEKCNYIKDVLGFDAAIDYKSGDIYEAIKNECPKGIDVYFDNVGGEILDAALSRLRMQARIVICGAISQYNNMEDMRGPKNYLSLLVNRATMQGMVVMDYAKDYGKAAREMGGWLAQGKLKSKEDIYNGIENFHETFLRLFSGNKMGKLVLKVIED encoded by the coding sequence ATGAATAAGCAAATCATCTTAAAAAACCGCCCAGAGGGATTACCAGATAAAACTACTTGGGAGTTAAAGGAAAATCCTATTCCAGAACCTAAAGAAGGAGAGGTATTGATTAAACATCATTATATATCGTTAGATCCTGCAATGAGAGGCTGGATGCGGGAAGGAAAATCATATATAGAACCAGTAGAATTAGATGATGTAATGAGAGCTGGATCTATAGGAGAAGTTATTAAATCCAATAATCATTCTAAATTTAAAGAAGGTGATTTTGTAACCGGTTGGGGAGGAGTACAGCAATATACTGTAACTAATGGTGATAATTGGTATACTGTAGACCCTAAACTAGCACCTTTGCCAATATATATTGGAACTCTAGGGATGCCTGGTATGACAGCATATTTCGGAATTTTAGAAGTTGGTAAAATAAAAGAAGGAGATACTGTTTTAGTTTCTGGGGCTGCAGGAGCGGTTGGCAGTATAGTTGGTCAGATAGCAAAGATAAAAGGATGTCGTGTTATTGGAATAGCAGGAGGAAAAGAAAAATGCAACTATATTAAAGACGTTTTAGGCTTTGATGCTGCTATAGATTATAAGTCTGGAGATATATATGAGGCTATCAAAAATGAATGTCCAAAAGGTATTGATGTATATTTTGATAATGTTGGAGGAGAAATTTTAGATGCGGCGTTATCTAGACTGCGTATGCAGGCAAGGATTGTTATTTGTGGGGCAATTTCTCAATATAATAATATGGAAGATATGAGAGGGCCTAAAAATTATCTTTCATTATTAGTAAATCGGGCAACAATGCAGGGTATGGTTGTTATGGATTATGCAAAAGATTATGGGAAAGCAGCTAGAGAAATGGGTGGTTGGTTGGCACAAGGGAAATTGAAAAGTAAAGAAGATATTTATAATGGAATCGAAAACTTTCATGAAACATTTTTGCGTCTTTTCTCTGGAAATAAAATGGGTAAACTTGTATTAAAGGTTATAGAGGATTAG